The genomic window AGCCCATCCATTAAATTATCTGTTTTAATCGCTTGATTCCCTTCGATGACTATTTCGTCGATTGTTGGTCTTTCGACTAAATTTATTAATAATGCGTTTCCTTCTCTTCCAATTTGGATGTCGTCAAATTGACCAGTAGAAAATATTGATTTGGAGATTTCAATAATTTCGTCTTGTTCTATAGAATCTCCAATGGTCACAGGTATTTCAGCGAAAATGCTACCTGCAGAAACTCTTTGCAAACCACTAATCCTTATATCTTCAATAATCCACGATGATGAAAAAACTAGATTTGAGAAACAAAAAGTTGCCAAAAATAAAAAATTAAAAAAATTTAATTTCATTTTCTTAAAGCACAGAAAGCCTTGATAAGTCATTGATGAAAACAAATATCATCAAAAAAATAACCATGGAGAGTCCCACTCTATAAACAAAATCTAACGTCCTGGGTGAAATAGGAGATCCTTTTAATCGTTCTAATGTCAACAAACAAATTTGGCCCCCATCTAGAATTGGAATCGGTACTAAATTTATTACTCCTAATCCTATGCTTACAAAACTCATAAGTAATAGAAAAGAATAAAATCCTCCATAAATTAAAGATTCCCCTGCAACCTGACCTATCATGACAGGGCCGCCAAGATTTTTTGGAGAAACATAACCTGCAATCATTTTGTATAGAAAAATAAACGAATCAACTATAGTGGAATATGTTTTTTCCAAAGCATTTGTGAAAGCATTTAATGGAGAGTATGACTTATAAATATAAGAATTCTCCGAAAATTTATTAGCTGAAGTAATGCCTAAAATCCATCTAGATTCAGAAAAAGTTGGAGTTACTTGAAAAAATATTTCTTCGTTATCTCTTAAGATTTTTATTTTTAACGGCATGCCTAGCGACTTATCTACAACATCTTTAATTTGCCCCCAACTTGAAATTTTTTGAGCTTCGATTTCCAAAACTTTATCTCCAGAAATGAGGCCTGCTTTATTTGCAGGGCTATTATCTAAAACCGCACCAATTTCTGAGCTTACTGGAATCCCAATACCTAAATTTGAGAGGAGGTCTTTTGGCTCCTCACCTATTAGCCAATCTTTAACATCAATTTTTGTTTCTTTTAAAGCTCCATTTGAGTCTAGCTTAAATTTTATTTCTCCTGACTCTCCTAGTCTTCTTGACAATGCCATTTGAGCGTCGGCTCTCGAGGAGATGTTTTTGTCGTCTATCTCAATAATTAATTCGCCTTCAATAATATTTGCCTTGCTTGCAGCGCTTTCTGGCAAAACGTATCCGACTTGAGATGAAAGGACTGTTGACCCTAACAAATTTAAAATCGTGAATAAAAAAATAGCTAATAAAAAATTAGCAAAAGGCCCTGCAAAAAGAATCAATACCTTTTGATAATATTTTTTTGAAGCAAAGGAATCATCTATATCTTTCGAATTTTTATCCATGACATCTTCTCCAAGCATTTTTACGTATCCACCAACAGGAAAGAGTCTTAAGTTATAAGATGTGCCGTCCTTACCAATATAATTTTTTATGGACTTTCCCATTCCGATTGAAAAATCAAGAATTTTTACATTGAAAAATCTAGCAACATAAAAATGTCCGGCTTCATGAATTGCTGTAATGACCATAATTAATGTTAAAAAACCTAAAATGTATGAAAATATTTCTATCATGATTTACCTAGAAAATCGGCAGCAATCTTTTTTGCTTCTTTGTCTACCTCCAAAAGATCTTGTAAATTTAAATCAAATTGTGAAGGCCTACCTTCAAATATGCCCATAGTATAATCTACTGAATCAAAAATTGAATTGAACTTAACTTTATTATTAAGAAAATAACTAACGGCTATTTCATTCGCAGCATTCATAGCAGCTGGAATAGTGTCGTCTCCCTCTAGCGATCTGTAAGCAAACTCCAAAGAAGGAAAATCAGTATCTTTTGGATCGAAAAATTCTAGTTTCTCTTGTTCAAGTAAATTTAAAAATTTAGCGCTTGAGTCTATTTTATCTGGGTAACCTAGACCATAAGCGATACAGATTTTCATATCAGGTGCAGACATCGAAGCTAGAGATGAGCCATCAATATTTTCTACTATTCCATGAATTATGCTTTGAGGATGAATCAATACTTTTATTTTTTCTGGGTTTATGTCAAATAACCACCTTGCTTCTATTATTTCTAGGGCTTTGTTCATAAGCGTTGCGGAATCAATAAGATTTTTTTCTCCCATGTTCCAAACAGGGTGTTTTTTTGCTTCTTTGTAAGAGATTTTATCCAGGTCATTTCTCGATTGACCCCAAAAAGGTCCACCTGAGCAGGTTAAAGTAATTGATTTAATATCTTTTTTCTCAAGTTTGCTTAAACATTGATGAATTGCGCAATGTTCTGAATCGATTGGAATAATCTCTGCTCCAGATTTTTTTGCCTCAGACATTAAGATTTTTCCTGCTACAACGATGGGCTCTTTATTGGCAATTAATATTTTTTTACCTGCTCGGATTGCCTTTAAGATTGAGTCAACGCCAATTAACCCTGAAATGGCCGCAACGACTATTTCTACATCTTTGTCTTCAATTAATGCATCTAAATCTTTGAAAAAATTAAGATTAGGATGCTTGCTTTGTTCCACGTTTGAAAAACTTTCATTTGAAAGATAAACATTGGAAGCATTAAATTTATTAGCTTGTTCAAGAAGGAGGTCTTTTTGGTTTTTTGCAACTAAAGAAATGACATTAAAATTATCATTATTATTAATTACTTCCAAAGTTGATTTTCCAATTGATCCAGTAGATCCTAAAATTAAGACATTTTTCATAATTTAAAAAATTCAAGCAACCCAAAGAATACTGGCAAAGTAGTCAAATGACTATCCAACCTATCTGATATGCCGCCATGTCCTGGTAAAATTTTTCCTGAATCCTTTATATTTTGAATTCTTTTAAATCTACTTTGTAAATAATCACCAAAAATTGCTGCTAGGGAAGATACCCATACAATCAAAATTAACAGAAGATAGTTTAAATCAAAAAAAGTTGGTGTAGAAAATATAATAAAGGTTATCAAAAGAGTTGTAATAAGATTTCCAAAAATTAAACCTTCTAAGGTTTTATTTGGACTAGTTTTTGGAAATATTTTAATTTTTCCTAATTTCTTACCAAAGTAATATGCGATTGAATCAGTTAAAACAGCAATTAGGATTGCAACAAAGAATAGCTCTCTATTAATTTCATATGTTGGGAGAAATAAAACAGAACTAAATATTAGAAATATCTGAATCCAAAAAAAGGAATCGAAGTATTTAGTTATTTTGAGAAGTTCAAAAAGCAAGAAAAATAAAATTAAAATAAAAAAAGTATTAAAAAAAAATTTGTCTGAAGTAAAGATAAGGATTGTCGAAGCTAAAGCCAATGCGATACCGGTTAACTCTCTTAGGAACATGAATTATTTCCTCTTTCCAAAATTCCGCTTTCTTTCTTTAAATTGATTTAAGGCCCTTCGTAAATCAACATTACTGAAATCAGGCCATAATTTTTTGCTGAAAATTAATTCAGAGTAAGCGGCTTGCCAAATTAAAAAATTACTTAGTCTTTTTTCATTGCCAGTTCTTATGATTAAATCTGGATCTGGAATTTTAGAGGTGTCTAGATAGTAAGAAAATAGCTTTTCGTCTAACTGATTGATTTTGATTTTTCTTTCTAAGATTTCTTCATGAATTTTTTTTGCGGCATTAACTATGTCCCATTTTCCCCCATAACTTATTGCTATGTTCAAGTTTAATTTAGGCTGATAGTTGCTCGTTAGCCCTTTTGTCTCGATAATTTTTTTGATTATTACTTCATTTAATTTCGATATATCTCCAATGAAATTCACTTTAACCGAATTCTTTATAAGCTCTGGCGTTTCTTCTCTTAATGCTTCAACAAAAAGATCCATGATGGAATTTACTTCAAATTTGGATCTTCCCCAATTTTCTGTACTAAATGCAAAAAGGGTTAAATGATCTAAATGTCTCTTCGCAGCGTACTCAATTATATTTTTCGCAGCTTTAACACCTGCTCTATGCCCTTCTTTTTTTGTTAGTTTATTTTTTTTTGCCCACCTAGAATTTCCATCCATGATGATCGCGACGTGAGATGGGGCATCACTCATTTTTAAATCTCTAACAAGTCTTTTTCTTTTTCCTTGAGCAAATTGTCTACACTTTCTATATATTGATCAGTGACTTCTTGAATTAATACTTCGCCTCTTTTCAAATCATCTTCGGAAATCTCTTTTTCATTCAGATACTCTTTTAACAAACCATTGGCATCTCGTCTTTGGTTCCTAATCGATACTTTAGAATTTTCAGCTTCAGCCTTAGCAACCTTAATCAAGTCTCTTCTGGTTTCCTCCGTAAGATCCGGAAGAATAACTCTTATTGTCTCTCCCGAGGTGATTGGCTGCAGTCCTAACTCTGATTGTTGGATAGACTTTTCTATCAAAGGAACATTATCTTTTTCCCAAGGAACAATCGCCAAAGTCTTAGCATCCTCTATAGAGATATTTGAAACTTGGTTAAGAGGTGTTTTGTTTCCATAATAGTCAATCTCTATAGTATCGAGTAGAGAAATATTTGCCCTACCAGTCCTTATTCTTTTAAAAGAAGATTCGAGAGCTTCAAGAGTTTTGGCCATGCCTTCTTTGGCGTCTAGTTGAATATCTTCAATCATTTTTAACTTTTACTAAAGTACCTAAATCTGTTTTTTTATTAATTAGCGCTTCCAATAATGCACCATTCGAATTAGCGTTAAAAACTCTCACATCCAAATTGTTATCACGACAAAAACATAAAGAAGTTTGATCCATAACTTTTAAATTCTTTTGAATTGCTTCATCAAAGGTTATGTAATCAAATTTCTGGGCATTTTTATTTTTTTTTGGATCATCTGAGTAAATTCCATCAACATTTGTAGCTTTTAACATTACATCTGATTTTAATTCTACCGCTCTTACGCTTGCCGTAGAGTCAGTAGTAAAAAGCGGATTGCCAAGGCCGCCAACTAAAATTACTATTTTGTTTGATAACAAAGATTTTTCAGCATCTTCTTTGCTATAGGCTTTTATGAAATTACCAATTGCAAATGAGGAAAATAGGCTGTTATCGCAATTTTTAGAAGTTAAGAAATTCGACAAAGCAATTCCATTCATTATTGTCGAAAGCATTCCAATATAATCTGCTGAAACCTGATCAATATTGAGTGATACCAATTCTCTCCCTCTATAAATATTTCCCCCTCCGAGTACTAAAGCAATTTGAATATTTTGATTATTGGCTTCGATCAAAGACTCTGTGAGGCTAGCAAACGTCTTTTCATCAAAACCTTTTTCTTTGTCTCCAGAAAACCATTCTCCGCTAACTTTTAAGAGAACTCTTCTGGAATCGGTCATTTTAATTTTCGAGCTGAGACTTTACTTCTTCCGCAAAATCAATTTTATTAACTTCTATTCCTTCGCCCAATTCATATCTATGAAAATTTAAAACGTTTAAATTTTGTTCTTCAAGTAAAGTTTTAATATTTTTTGAAGGATCTTTTACAAAAGGTTGGTTTAAAAGGGAAACCTCTGATTTAAACTTTTCCAATCTTCCTTTAACCATTTTTTCAACTATATTCTCTGGTTTATCAGAATTCGCAACCTGAGCTTTTATTATTTCCTCTTCTTTGGATACTAAATTTTCATCTAAATCATTAGGATCAATTACCAAAGGAGATGAAGCGGCTATATGCATAGCAATATCCTCTCCAGCGTTTTTATTTTCTTGATTAATAGATACTATAGACCCGATTTTATTGTTTCCATGTACGTATGAATACAAATTATCAGATTTAATTATTTCTCTTCTTCTAACGACAATATTTTCTCCAATTTTTTGAATTAAAGCCTGTCTCTTTTCTTCTAATTTTTCTTCGGAAAGTTGAGCCAAAGAAGAATCTGGATTTTGTAGGCAAGAATCCAATACCTCTTCGCAGAATTCAATAAAGCTATCATCCTTTGCAACAAAGTCGGTTTCACAATTTACTTCTAAAATAACAGCCAAATTCTCAGAAGAGTCTATTTTGGAGATAATACGTCCCTCGGCAGCGGTTCTAGAAGATTTTTTTTCAGCTTTAAGAGCACTATTTTTTCTTAGATTAGTAATTGCTAATTCTAGATCTCCTTTTGATTCAACAAGAGCATTTTTACATTCCATCATACCTAAACCAGTTTTTTCTCTTAATAATTTAACTTCGCTTGCTTTAATTGTCATAACTAACCTCAATAAACTTACTATTCTGAAGTTTTACTTTCGTCTAAGTTCTCTTTACTTTCTTCTTGAGTATCTAAAGACTCAGGAGAATCCATATTTAGTTCTTTTTCAACATTCTTAGGTGAAACAGATTTTTTCTCTTCTTTGGTCACTGTTTTTTTATTTTCTTCTCCCTTTCTAACGATCACAGGTCCATCGCCGGAAACAATGCCAGTAGCTTTTGAGGCCCCTTCAAGACAAGCATTAGAGATTATTCTTGTTAATAAAGAAACAGATCGAATCGCATCGTCATTTCCAGGGATAACATAATCTACGCTATCGGGGTCAGAATTCGTATCTACTATACCAATGATAGGTATGCCCATCTTTCGAGCCTCAGAGACAGCAATTTTTTCATTTTTTACATCAACCACAAATAAGGCTTCTGGCAAACCTCCCATATTTTTTATTCCGCCAATAGATCTTTCTAGCTTATCCATTTCTCTTTTGATACCCAATACTTCCTTCTTAGTCAAAGGATCAAACTTGCCTTCCTCTTCCTGAGTTTTCAGAATTTCTAACCTTCTTATTGAAGCTCTGACAGTTTTATAATTAGTGAGCATCCCCCCAAGCCAACGGTAATTGACGTAAGGCATATTGCATCTTTCTGCTTCTTCCTTTATCACCCTGCTTGCTGATCGTTTGGTCCCTACAAAAAGAATTCTATTATTTGATGCGGCTAACTGACTGCAAAAATCAATTGAAGGCTTAAGAAGTTCTAAAGTCTTTTCTAAATTTATTATGTGAACTTTATTTCGTGACCCAAAGATATAGTTATCCATTTTTGGATTCCAAAACCTTGTTTGATGTCCGAAGTGCACTCCGGCTTTAAGCATTTGATCTATGGAAATGTCCATTTCCGCTCCTTTATGATGTAAGCCCTAAGGCTTGGGTTAAACTTCCTTGAGCCAAAATATCAAACTAGATTTGAGCTAAACCTAGCACCCAAATATTTATTTAACTCAAGTGCGAATTGAATTTTTTAAAATTCGAAGAGGATTTAAACACAAATGTTTAAATCGAGAAAGAAAAATTTATAAATCTGAAAGTGAATATATCCCAGGTGTTTTACCTGCAATCCAATTGATAGCAGAAATGGCTCCTTGAGCAAAAATATCTCTTGATTTAGCTTCATGCTTCAATTCGATAGATTCATTTTCCATAATAATTTTTATTGAATGAACTCCTACTGAGTCCTCATCTCT from SAR86 cluster bacterium includes these protein-coding regions:
- the uppS gene encoding polyprenyl diphosphate synthase — its product is MSDAPSHVAIIMDGNSRWAKKNKLTKKEGHRAGVKAAKNIIEYAAKRHLDHLTLFAFSTENWGRSKFEVNSIMDLFVEALREETPELIKNSVKVNFIGDISKLNEVIIKKIIETKGLTSNYQPKLNLNIAISYGGKWDIVNAAKKIHEEILERKIKINQLDEKLFSYYLDTSKIPDPDLIIRTGNEKRLSNFLIWQAAYSELIFSKKLWPDFSNVDLRRALNQFKERKRNFGKRK
- a CDS encoding phosphatidate cytidylyltransferase, whose product is MFLRELTGIALALASTILIFTSDKFFFNTFFILILFFLLFELLKITKYFDSFFWIQIFLIFSSVLFLPTYEINRELFFVAILIAVLTDSIAYYFGKKLGKIKIFPKTSPNKTLEGLIFGNLITTLLITFIIFSTPTFFDLNYLLLILIVWVSSLAAIFGDYLQSRFKRIQNIKDSGKILPGHGGISDRLDSHLTTLPVFFGLLEFFKL
- the rseP gene encoding RIP metalloprotease RseP, with translation MIEIFSYILGFLTLIMVITAIHEAGHFYVARFFNVKILDFSIGMGKSIKNYIGKDGTSYNLRLFPVGGYVKMLGEDVMDKNSKDIDDSFASKKYYQKVLILFAGPFANFLLAIFLFTILNLLGSTVLSSQVGYVLPESAASKANIIEGELIIEIDDKNISSRADAQMALSRRLGESGEIKFKLDSNGALKETKIDVKDWLIGEEPKDLLSNLGIGIPVSSEIGAVLDNSPANKAGLISGDKVLEIEAQKISSWGQIKDVVDKSLGMPLKIKILRDNEEIFFQVTPTFSESRWILGITSANKFSENSYIYKSYSPLNAFTNALEKTYSTIVDSFIFLYKMIAGYVSPKNLGGPVMIGQVAGESLIYGGFYSFLLLMSFVSIGLGVINLVPIPILDGGQICLLTLERLKGSPISPRTLDFVYRVGLSMVIFLMIFVFINDLSRLSVL
- the frr gene encoding ribosome recycling factor; amino-acid sequence: MIEDIQLDAKEGMAKTLEALESSFKRIRTGRANISLLDTIEIDYYGNKTPLNQVSNISIEDAKTLAIVPWEKDNVPLIEKSIQQSELGLQPITSGETIRVILPDLTEETRRDLIKVAKAEAENSKVSIRNQRRDANGLLKEYLNEKEISEDDLKRGEVLIQEVTDQYIESVDNLLKEKEKDLLEI
- the pyrH gene encoding UMP kinase is translated as MTDSRRVLLKVSGEWFSGDKEKGFDEKTFASLTESLIEANNQNIQIALVLGGGNIYRGRELVSLNIDQVSADYIGMLSTIMNGIALSNFLTSKNCDNSLFSSFAIGNFIKAYSKEDAEKSLLSNKIVILVGGLGNPLFTTDSTASVRAVELKSDVMLKATNVDGIYSDDPKKNKNAQKFDYITFDEAIQKNLKVMDQTSLCFCRDNNLDVRVFNANSNGALLEALINKKTDLGTLVKVKND
- the rpsB gene encoding 30S ribosomal protein S2, with the protein product MDISIDQMLKAGVHFGHQTRFWNPKMDNYIFGSRNKVHIINLEKTLELLKPSIDFCSQLAASNNRILFVGTKRSASRVIKEEAERCNMPYVNYRWLGGMLTNYKTVRASIRRLEILKTQEEEGKFDPLTKKEVLGIKREMDKLERSIGGIKNMGGLPEALFVVDVKNEKIAVSEARKMGIPIIGIVDTNSDPDSVDYVIPGNDDAIRSVSLLTRIISNACLEGASKATGIVSGDGPVIVRKGEENKKTVTKEEKKSVSPKNVEKELNMDSPESLDTQEESKENLDESKTSE
- the tsf gene encoding translation elongation factor Ts, which gives rise to MTIKASEVKLLREKTGLGMMECKNALVESKGDLELAITNLRKNSALKAEKKSSRTAAEGRIISKIDSSENLAVILEVNCETDFVAKDDSFIEFCEEVLDSCLQNPDSSLAQLSEEKLEEKRQALIQKIGENIVVRRREIIKSDNLYSYVHGNNKIGSIVSINQENKNAGEDIAMHIAASSPLVIDPNDLDENLVSKEEEIIKAQVANSDKPENIVEKMVKGRLEKFKSEVSLLNQPFVKDPSKNIKTLLEEQNLNVLNFHRYELGEGIEVNKIDFAEEVKSQLEN
- the dxr gene encoding 1-deoxy-D-xylulose-5-phosphate reductoisomerase, translating into MKNVLILGSTGSIGKSTLEVINNNDNFNVISLVAKNQKDLLLEQANKFNASNVYLSNESFSNVEQSKHPNLNFFKDLDALIEDKDVEIVVAAISGLIGVDSILKAIRAGKKILIANKEPIVVAGKILMSEAKKSGAEIIPIDSEHCAIHQCLSKLEKKDIKSITLTCSGGPFWGQSRNDLDKISYKEAKKHPVWNMGEKNLIDSATLMNKALEIIEARWLFDINPEKIKVLIHPQSIIHGIVENIDGSSLASMSAPDMKICIAYGLGYPDKIDSSAKFLNLLEQEKLEFFDPKDTDFPSLEFAYRSLEGDDTIPAAMNAANEIAVSYFLNNKVKFNSIFDSVDYTMGIFEGRPSQFDLNLQDLLEVDKEAKKIAADFLGKS